GCGGCCGCCGTCGCGTAGAGCGAGTCGGTCAGCTGGCGCATCGCACCGTAGCAGGGACACACGACGGCCTCGACCTTCGGCCGGTCGACGATCTTGACCCAGCCCTTCGCGTACTCGATCGCGCCGTCGTCGCGCAGGCGCTGCTCGATCTCGGTGACCGTCGCACGCCGCACACCCAACATGAACGCGAGATATTCGTGCGTGTAGGGGAAGGTGTCGCGGCCGGAGCGGTCGCGCGAGAGCAACAGCCAGCGCGCCAGGCGCTGATCGACGCGATGGCGCGCGTTGCAGGCCGCGTTCATGCCGGCCAGGCCGATGTAGGCGTTGACGTAGGCGTCGACGACGCGGCGCAGTGCAGGCAGCGTGCGGCAGTGCTCGCGAAAGCGCGCGGCGTCCATGCGCAGCGCCGGTCCCGGCGCCTGCACGACGACGTCGCCGACCGCGCGTCCGGAGGCGAAGATCCCGGCCACCGGCACGAGACCGTCGATACCCACCAGCCCGACCTCGACCGTCTCGCCGGTCGCCATCGTGATGACGTGCGAGCACAGGCCGCCGTTCGGGAAGTACACGTCCCGAATCGGCTCGTCGTCTTCGATCAGCTGCTGGTGCAGCTCGAGCTCGACGCGGTGCGTGTCGGCGGCGAGTACCTCGAAATCGCTCGCCGGCAGCGCCGCCAGCAGACGATTGCGAAGGTCCACCCGGCCATCATACGCGCCGTCGGTCGACGAAAGCACCAGCAGACCGCTAGGACGCTTCCCCGAAAGCCGCGGCGTCGCGCCAGGCGTCGGGATCGCTGCGCTCCGCGCGGATGGCCGCGTCCAAGGCCGCATCCTGGTTGCGCGTGCAACTACATTGCCGCAACCGCGTATCGCCGAGACACCCATC
The window above is part of the Candidatus Sulfotelmatobacter sp. genome. Proteins encoded here:
- a CDS encoding Crp/Fnr family transcriptional regulator — protein: MDLRNRLLAALPASDFEVLAADTHRVELELHQQLIEDDEPIRDVYFPNGGLCSHVITMATGETVEVGLVGIDGLVPVAGIFASGRAVGDVVVQAPGPALRMDAARFREHCRTLPALRRVVDAYVNAYIGLAGMNAACNARHRVDQRLARWLLLSRDRSGRDTFPYTHEYLAFMLGVRRATVTEIEQRLRDDGAIEYAKGWVKIVDRPKVEAVVCPCYGAMRQLTDSLYATAAAAN